A genome region from Chengkuizengella sp. SCS-71B includes the following:
- the racE gene encoding glutamate racemase — translation MQQAIGIFDSGVGGLTVAKEIKRQLPKEKIIYFGDTARAPYGPRSAEEVRSYALQIVNYLFKFNPKMIVIACNTATAVALEDIKTILPIPVVGVIHPGVRTSIKNTKIGSIGVIGTDGTIRSRAYQEAIHMISPEINVVSQACPAFVPLVEKGLFMHQESLDIVRRSLEPIMNELLDCLILGCTHYPFLTDLISEVMGPEVKLINSAEETAREVSAILFDRGQLNSTALSLPQHEFYCSGDKELFQKIAQNWLDEYVEVKHTSLVR, via the coding sequence GTGCAGCAAGCGATTGGCATATTTGATTCAGGTGTTGGTGGTCTGACTGTTGCTAAAGAAATTAAACGTCAGCTCCCTAAGGAAAAAATCATATATTTCGGAGATACCGCAAGAGCACCGTATGGTCCAAGATCAGCTGAAGAAGTACGTTCATATGCACTTCAAATTGTTAATTATTTATTTAAATTTAATCCAAAGATGATAGTCATAGCGTGCAATACTGCAACAGCAGTTGCGTTGGAAGATATAAAAACAATATTACCTATACCCGTAGTTGGAGTGATTCATCCAGGCGTTAGAACTTCCATTAAAAATACAAAAATAGGTTCCATTGGAGTGATTGGAACAGACGGTACTATTAGGAGTAGAGCTTATCAAGAAGCAATTCATATGATATCACCAGAAATCAATGTGGTAAGTCAAGCTTGTCCAGCATTTGTCCCATTAGTTGAAAAAGGATTATTTATGCATCAGGAATCATTGGATATCGTAAGACGATCACTTGAACCTATAATGAATGAATTATTGGATTGTTTAATTTTAGGTTGTACTCATTATCCTTTTTTAACTGATCTTATATCTGAAGTGATGGGACCAGAAGTGAAATTGATTAATTCTGCAGAAGAAACAGCTAGAGAAGTAAGTGCGATTTTATTTGATAGAGGTCAATTAAACTCAACAGCTCTTTCGTTACCACAACATGAGTTTTACTGTAGTGGTGACAAGGAGCTATTTCAAAAAATTGCGCAGAATTGGTTAGATGAATATGTAGAAGTGAAACATACTTCATTAGTACGTTAG
- a CDS encoding M14 family zinc carboxypeptidase, with translation MRSYIVQSGDTLSRIAKRFGVTVSSIINANPQLANMDYIIPGQVLQIPNASTQYYVIQAGDTFYGISQKFNIQINDLISANPNVNPQRLLIGQRIVLPNSSGNSIVDTTSEYGYKEMVEDIDALKKKYPFLEVVSLGKSVMGKDIWAIKNGEGPKKVHYNGSFHANEWITTVLLMKFIEDYAKAYSTDGKLRGSDMKKWFNNTSLWIVPMVNPDGVELVQEGITEQHPYYKQLLEWNNGSFNFSGWKANIRGVDLNDQFPANWEEEKERRAATGPGPRDWVGPYPLSEPEAKTIANFTRNNNFDMVIAFHTQGEEIYWNYRDLEPPISEEIANHFQSVSGYRPIKLTGSDAGYKDWFIQDFRRPGYTVEAGRGINPLPIADFPRIYNEVIGIMVKGLKVV, from the coding sequence ATGAGATCGTACATCGTTCAATCAGGAGATACCTTATCAAGAATAGCAAAACGATTTGGGGTTACGGTTAGTTCTATTATAAATGCAAATCCACAGCTAGCAAATATGGATTATATTATCCCTGGTCAAGTATTACAAATACCAAATGCCTCAACTCAATATTATGTGATTCAGGCAGGAGACACATTTTATGGAATATCCCAGAAGTTTAATATTCAAATAAATGATCTTATTTCTGCCAATCCGAATGTTAACCCACAACGTTTACTCATTGGTCAAAGGATTGTTTTACCTAATAGTTCCGGTAATAGTATTGTAGATACAACATCAGAGTATGGGTATAAGGAAATGGTAGAAGATATCGATGCTTTAAAAAAGAAATATCCATTTTTAGAAGTTGTTAGTCTTGGAAAAAGTGTCATGGGCAAAGATATTTGGGCAATTAAAAATGGTGAAGGACCAAAAAAAGTACATTATAATGGCTCTTTTCATGCAAATGAATGGATTACAACGGTTTTATTAATGAAATTCATCGAGGATTATGCAAAAGCTTACAGCACTGATGGAAAATTAAGAGGTTCAGATATGAAAAAGTGGTTTAACAATACCTCTTTATGGATTGTACCTATGGTTAATCCAGATGGAGTGGAGCTTGTACAAGAAGGTATAACTGAGCAACATCCTTATTACAAGCAGCTATTAGAATGGAATAATGGATCTTTTAATTTTAGTGGTTGGAAGGCAAATATTCGAGGTGTTGATTTAAATGATCAGTTCCCAGCTAATTGGGAAGAGGAAAAAGAGAGGCGTGCAGCAACAGGTCCAGGTCCAAGAGATTGGGTTGGTCCATATCCTTTAAGTGAACCTGAAGCGAAAACCATAGCTAATTTTACAAGAAATAATAATTTTGATATGGTCATAGCTTTCCATACACAAGGTGAGGAAATCTATTGGAACTATCGTGACTTAGAACCACCTATTTCAGAAGAAATTGCAAACCATTTTCAATCAGTAAGTGGATATAGACCTATTAAACTAACAGGAAGTGATGCTGGATATAAGGACTGGTTTATTCAAGATTTTAGAAGACCTGGTTATACTGTTGAAGCAGGAAGAGGAATTAATCCACTCCCCATTGCCGATTTCCCTAGAATTTATAATGAAGTGATTGGAATTATGGTCAAAGGATTAAAAGTAGTTTGA
- a CDS encoding aldo/keto reductase family protein, giving the protein MKYRRLGRAGIKVSEIGLGSWLTYGGSVGDNNAEAIVDRAYELGINFFDTANAYYNGAAEEVVGRALSKYPRHSYVLATKVFFPMGEGPNDNGLSRKHIMEQCDASLKRLGVDYIDMYQCHRYDPETPLEETLRALDDLVSQGKILYAGVSEWSAVQLNDAVRLSQKYNLDQIASNQPLYNMFHRDIEKEIVPLSEQEGIGQVVFSPLAQGVLTGKYKPGAPLPEGSRATDPKSNMWMEYVLKEEQLQKVEQLKVVAERNEISVAQLALAWILRLDNISSCIVGASRPDQVNENVKGSGVDLSAEDLQEIEDILA; this is encoded by the coding sequence TTGAAATATCGTCGTTTAGGTAGAGCAGGAATAAAAGTTAGTGAAATAGGTTTAGGTAGTTGGTTAACCTATGGAGGTTCAGTAGGAGATAATAATGCAGAAGCGATTGTAGATAGAGCGTATGAATTAGGAATTAACTTTTTTGATACAGCTAACGCTTATTACAATGGGGCAGCTGAAGAAGTAGTAGGAAGAGCATTGAGTAAATATCCTCGACATTCTTATGTTTTAGCGACCAAAGTATTTTTCCCAATGGGAGAAGGTCCAAACGATAATGGTTTATCTCGAAAACATATTATGGAGCAGTGTGATGCCAGCTTAAAAAGATTAGGTGTAGATTACATAGATATGTATCAATGTCATCGTTATGATCCAGAAACACCACTCGAGGAAACATTACGTGCATTAGATGATTTAGTTTCACAAGGAAAGATATTGTATGCAGGAGTAAGTGAGTGGAGTGCAGTTCAATTAAATGATGCAGTTCGTTTATCTCAAAAATATAATTTAGATCAAATTGCTTCTAATCAGCCTTTATATAACATGTTCCATCGTGATATTGAAAAAGAAATCGTTCCATTGTCTGAACAAGAAGGGATTGGTCAAGTAGTCTTTTCTCCTTTAGCTCAAGGTGTTTTAACTGGTAAGTATAAACCAGGCGCACCATTACCGGAAGGATCAAGAGCCACAGATCCTAAGTCTAATATGTGGATGGAATATGTATTAAAAGAAGAACAACTGCAAAAGGTTGAACAACTAAAGGTAGTTGCTGAAAGAAATGAGATTAGTGTCGCTCAACTAGCTCTTGCTTGGATTTTACGTTTAGACAATATTTCAAGCTGTATCGTTGGTGCATCTAGACCTGATCAAGTAAATGAAAATGTAAAAGGTTCTGGTGTAGATTTATCCGCGGAAGACTTACAAGAAATTGAGGATATCTTAGCATAA
- a CDS encoding DUF1450 domain-containing protein gives MPNTIQVCDKCKHMKMKTIMPKLKKIAPDATINVGCKSYCGPCTRSAFIFINGRYVTGKDEDQAIEKAKKYVK, from the coding sequence ATGCCAAATACAATTCAAGTTTGTGATAAATGTAAACATATGAAAATGAAGACAATTATGCCTAAGTTAAAAAAAATTGCACCAGATGCAACGATTAACGTAGGTTGTAAATCATATTGTGGTCCATGTACTCGCAGTGCATTTATTTTTATTAATGGAAGATATGTGACAGGTAAAGATGAAGATCAAGCGATTGAAAAAGCAAAGAAATATGTAAAGTAG
- a CDS encoding cation diffusion facilitator family transporter: MHTHYDHTYTHNHSNNHTSNNKKGLTIALIITSTIMLLEFFGGLITNSLALLSDSGHMLSDAASLALSLVAMWIATKPVRSSKTYGFHRFEILAALFNGVTLFIIAGFIISEAYARFWEPPTVASGSMMIIATIGLLANIMSAWVLMRKGDVKDNINVRSAYLHIIGDALGSVGAIIAGFIMLVFGWYVADPIISVIVAILILKSAWGIIKHAIHILMEGTPLTIDYDKVIKTLIGIEGVKNVHDLHIWTITSNLHSLTCHILIEDLKNEQEILNEAILVLEEKFNIKHVTIQVEKSDTIHSKLEV, translated from the coding sequence ATGCACACACATTATGATCACACCTACACCCATAATCACAGTAATAATCATACATCCAATAATAAAAAAGGGTTAACTATTGCTTTAATTATTACAAGTACAATTATGTTATTAGAATTTTTTGGAGGATTAATCACAAATAGTCTTGCGTTACTATCAGATTCTGGTCATATGTTAAGTGATGCAGCATCACTAGCTTTGAGTCTTGTTGCAATGTGGATCGCAACCAAACCTGTTCGTTCCAGTAAAACTTATGGATTCCATCGATTTGAAATATTAGCTGCTTTATTTAATGGAGTGACTTTATTTATAATTGCTGGTTTTATTATTTCTGAAGCTTATGCACGTTTTTGGGAACCCCCAACTGTTGCAAGTGGATCAATGATGATCATTGCAACGATTGGATTACTTGCAAATATAATGAGCGCTTGGGTTCTAATGAGAAAAGGTGATGTAAAAGACAACATTAATGTTCGAAGCGCATATTTGCACATTATTGGAGATGCATTGGGATCAGTTGGAGCTATAATCGCTGGATTCATTATGTTAGTATTTGGATGGTATGTTGCAGATCCAATTATCAGTGTGATTGTAGCAATTCTCATTCTAAAAAGTGCTTGGGGAATTATAAAACATGCTATTCATATTCTAATGGAAGGAACACCGCTCACTATAGATTATGATAAAGTAATCAAGACTTTAATAGGAATAGAAGGAGTTAAGAACGTTCATGATTTGCACATTTGGACGATTACCTCTAATCTACATTCATTAACCTGTCATATTTTAATAGAAGATCTTAAAAATGAACAAGAGATTTTAAATGAAGCAATATTGGTTCTTGAAGAAAAATTTAATATCAAACACGTTACAATTCAAGTGGAAAAATCAGATACTATTCATTCTAAATTAGAAGTTTAA
- a CDS encoding MetS family NSS transporter small subunit, whose protein sequence is MSAGAITMMVFGAVLLWGGAALTISIALKKQNK, encoded by the coding sequence ATGAGCGCAGGAGCAATTACCATGATGGTTTTTGGAGCTGTATTGCTTTGGGGCGGAGCAGCCTTAACCATCTCCATTGCATTGAAAAAACAAAATAAATAA
- a CDS encoding sodium-dependent transporter translates to MENREQWGSRVGFILAAIGSAIGLGNIWRFPYVAYENGGGAFLIPYFFALLTAGIPILILEFGVGRSKRGSAPLSFSRLSKRFEWLGWFQTFLSFGIITFYSVVIAWAINYTIFSFNLKWGDDTESYFFGDFLNATAPSGFDFGGIQWHIFIPLIIVWALLFITITRGIKKGIEKLSLIFMPILLILMVIIVFRAITLPGALNGLNHLFTPDFAHILPSFLGGDNPDWDQVWIAAYGQIFFSLSIAFAIMITYSSYLPKEKDVNNSAFITAFSNSGFSFLAAIGVFAALGFMANQSGSEVGDVVSGGLGLAFVAFPTIISEFPAFNSFFGVLFFMTLVIAGFTSAISIVEVVVSSITDKLKVSRTKATLWICLIGFLISMIFITGTGLFFFDTLDHFINSFGIAISGFLELILLGWFIKLATIREENNLVSDFKIGYWWDIMIKIVTPIMLGYMIILNIISESTGLYGGYPLPVILIFGWGALLAMIIVAAIMSKLQWNDNQEATIPKTKSVTK, encoded by the coding sequence ATGGAAAATCGTGAGCAATGGGGATCGCGTGTTGGTTTTATATTAGCAGCGATCGGTTCTGCCATTGGTTTAGGTAACATTTGGCGTTTCCCTTATGTGGCATATGAAAATGGAGGAGGAGCTTTTCTTATCCCTTACTTCTTTGCTCTCCTAACAGCAGGTATTCCTATACTAATACTAGAATTTGGTGTTGGTAGATCAAAACGTGGATCAGCTCCATTATCATTCAGTAGACTTTCAAAACGTTTCGAATGGTTAGGCTGGTTTCAAACCTTCTTGTCTTTTGGAATCATTACTTTCTACTCCGTTGTAATCGCTTGGGCAATCAACTATACAATTTTCTCATTTAATTTAAAATGGGGAGATGATACAGAATCATACTTTTTTGGAGATTTTTTAAATGCTACTGCACCAAGTGGGTTTGATTTCGGTGGTATTCAGTGGCACATTTTCATTCCGCTTATTATAGTATGGGCATTACTCTTTATCACTATAACGAGAGGGATTAAAAAAGGGATTGAAAAATTAAGTCTTATTTTTATGCCTATCCTCTTAATTTTAATGGTTATTATTGTATTTAGAGCAATTACTTTACCAGGTGCTTTAAATGGACTTAATCACCTATTCACACCTGATTTTGCACATATTTTGCCTTCCTTCCTAGGTGGAGATAATCCAGATTGGGATCAAGTATGGATTGCAGCATACGGGCAAATATTCTTTAGTTTATCTATAGCATTCGCAATTATGATTACATATTCTAGTTACTTACCAAAAGAAAAAGACGTAAATAATAGTGCATTCATCACAGCATTTTCTAACAGTGGTTTTTCCTTTCTAGCAGCTATTGGAGTTTTTGCAGCATTAGGCTTCATGGCAAATCAGTCTGGTTCTGAAGTTGGAGATGTAGTAAGTGGTGGACTTGGTTTAGCTTTTGTTGCATTTCCAACAATTATATCCGAGTTCCCAGCCTTTAATTCATTTTTCGGTGTGCTTTTCTTTATGACGCTTGTAATTGCAGGATTCACATCAGCAATTTCAATTGTTGAAGTTGTTGTTTCATCAATTACAGATAAACTTAAAGTTTCTCGTACAAAAGCAACACTATGGATTTGTTTAATTGGGTTTTTAATTAGTATGATCTTTATTACAGGCACTGGTTTATTTTTCTTTGATACATTAGATCATTTCATTAATAGTTTTGGAATTGCAATTTCCGGATTCTTGGAATTAATTCTACTGGGTTGGTTCATTAAGCTAGCTACAATTAGAGAAGAAAATAACTTAGTATCTGATTTTAAAATAGGTTACTGGTGGGACATTATGATTAAAATAGTAACACCTATCATGTTAGGTTATATGATTATTTTAAACATTATAAGTGAATCAACTGGACTATACGGAGGATACCCATTACCAGTCATCTTAATTTTTGGTTGGGGTGCTTTACTTGCAATGATCATTGTTGCAGCAATAATGAGCAAATTACAATGGAATGATAATCAGGAAGCAACAATACCTAAAACTAAGTCTGTTACAAAGTGA
- a CDS encoding DUF192 domain-containing protein, whose translation MRVINQENDVVIAKQVRSAHTFTSRFKGLMFKKHFFHDDALHITPCSQIHTYFMKFPIDVVYLNVDFKVVGIEQNLPPWKLGKKFKHVKSVIELSPGTVEKTGLNTGDTIYFKKN comes from the coding sequence ATGAGGGTTATCAATCAAGAAAATGATGTTGTCATTGCGAAACAAGTTCGATCAGCACATACTTTTACATCTCGATTTAAAGGACTTATGTTCAAAAAACATTTTTTTCATGATGATGCTCTTCATATTACACCCTGTTCCCAAATACATACATATTTTATGAAATTTCCAATCGATGTTGTTTATCTTAATGTGGATTTTAAAGTTGTAGGGATTGAACAAAATTTACCTCCATGGAAATTGGGGAAAAAATTCAAACACGTAAAATCTGTCATTGAGCTATCACCAGGAACTGTTGAAAAGACAGGATTAAATACTGGGGATACCATTTATTTTAAAAAAAATTAG
- a CDS encoding Flp family type IVb pilin → MLKNKLVGLVKEEKGQGLTEYGLVLGIIAVAVVGVIIGLRNQIFDLFNDAYQAVLGRDGATPPTEGQVGIND, encoded by the coding sequence ATGTTAAAAAACAAATTAGTAGGTTTAGTTAAAGAGGAAAAAGGACAAGGTTTAACTGAGTATGGTTTGGTGTTAGGTATTATTGCTGTAGCTGTTGTTGGTGTTATTATAGGATTAAGAAATCAGATCTTCGATTTATTTAATGATGCTTATCAAGCTGTTTTAGGTAGAGATGGTGCAACACCACCAACAGAAGGACAAGTAGGAATTAATGATTAA
- a CDS encoding prepilin peptidase, which yields MFLNVCLFVILIICVITDLKSRKIYNVVIFPGILLAFFYYLISGGIDPFLYSLLSCFVGLLILLIPYFMGGMGAGDVKLLALIGAFKGITFVFFTAIYMGIIGAILSLCVLMFRKGAKQKLKLILYFLYGLKNGIRIQLNLKKDSISGTVPYGLAIAGGVVWNWLKGGI from the coding sequence ATGTTTTTAAATGTATGCTTATTTGTTATTTTAATTATTTGTGTTATTACTGATTTAAAAAGCAGAAAGATTTATAATGTTGTAATATTTCCAGGTATTTTATTAGCTTTTTTCTATTACTTAATTTCAGGTGGTATAGATCCTTTCCTTTATTCCTTATTAAGTTGTTTTGTTGGATTATTAATCCTGTTGATTCCGTATTTTATGGGAGGCATGGGAGCAGGTGATGTGAAACTATTAGCATTGATCGGGGCATTTAAAGGAATTACATTTGTATTTTTTACAGCTATATATATGGGAATTATAGGTGCTATTTTATCTTTATGTGTCCTCATGTTTAGAAAAGGAGCAAAACAAAAGTTAAAGCTCATTTTGTATTTTTTATATGGGTTAAAAAACGGGATTCGTATCCAATTAAATTTAAAAAAAGACTCTATTTCTGGAACAGTACCATACGGTTTAGCAATAGCAGGTGGTGTCGTGTGGAATTGGTTAAAGGGAGGGATCTAA
- a CDS encoding TadE/TadG family type IV pilus assembly protein: MIKSEKGQSLTEFALVLPILLLMLCGIIDFGRLGFNYMNQHLTTQEAVRKAGLGNSDTEIETFAKGYIQIKDPESLQVTIVPDDSIRDSGDYVTVTLTSPFEAATPLMDIFFPDSMQISTNSTIRVE; this comes from the coding sequence ATGATTAAAAGTGAAAAAGGTCAGTCTCTAACTGAATTTGCCTTGGTGTTGCCTATATTATTGTTAATGTTATGTGGAATTATTGATTTTGGAAGGCTTGGGTTCAATTACATGAACCAGCATTTAACAACACAGGAGGCAGTTAGGAAAGCAGGATTAGGAAACTCGGACACAGAAATTGAAACATTTGCAAAAGGTTATATTCAAATCAAAGACCCTGAAAGTCTTCAAGTAACTATAGTACCTGATGATTCTATTAGGGACTCAGGTGATTATGTAACAGTTACACTTACCTCTCCATTTGAAGCTGCAACACCGTTAATGGATATATTTTTTCCTGATTCAATGCAAATATCTACTAACTCTACAATTAGAGTAGAGTGA
- a CDS encoding Tad domain-containing protein: MIKLKQFMHDQKGSSLVFVSISIVLLLGFTGLVVDFGKIYVIKTDLQKTANAAALSGAQELINDETKVEEVVGIILDKHGQQNNLEATEINIHQDVTVLLSEKVPLFFLKIFGLTNIDVPVRAKAEIKSIGSATGVAPLGIDESVGLNYFETYTLKVGPNGQSGGNGNGDENNFGSGFFGALDLGRHGASNYENNLRHGYNGVIKIGDIIETKTGNMAQPTIRPIQERINGCEHDFESGREIPRDCSRIILVPVYRPLSAPGNQLKEIEVVGFAYFYIMNQEDDQDTSITGMFIKHTGTGSINDDEDVDYGAYGIRLIE, translated from the coding sequence ATGATAAAACTTAAACAATTCATGCATGATCAAAAAGGAAGTTCTCTAGTATTTGTGTCAATTTCAATAGTACTTTTACTAGGATTTACCGGATTAGTTGTTGATTTTGGAAAAATATATGTCATCAAAACTGATTTGCAAAAAACAGCTAATGCAGCAGCACTATCTGGAGCTCAAGAATTGATAAATGATGAAACAAAAGTGGAGGAAGTTGTAGGAATTATTTTAGATAAACATGGTCAACAAAATAATTTAGAAGCTACTGAGATTAATATACATCAGGATGTTACAGTCCTATTAAGTGAAAAAGTTCCACTTTTCTTTTTAAAAATATTTGGACTTACAAATATAGATGTTCCAGTTCGTGCAAAAGCAGAAATTAAATCAATTGGAAGTGCAACAGGAGTTGCTCCATTAGGCATTGATGAGAGTGTAGGATTAAATTATTTTGAAACTTACACTTTAAAAGTTGGACCAAACGGTCAAAGTGGTGGAAACGGAAATGGAGACGAAAATAATTTTGGAAGCGGTTTTTTTGGTGCTTTAGATTTAGGGAGGCATGGGGCAAGTAATTATGAAAATAATTTAAGACATGGTTATAATGGCGTGATTAAGATTGGGGACATAATAGAAACAAAAACAGGGAATATGGCGCAACCAACGATTCGTCCAATTCAAGAAAGAATCAACGGTTGTGAGCATGATTTTGAATCTGGAAGAGAGATCCCTAGGGATTGTTCTAGAATTATATTAGTACCTGTATATCGTCCGCTTAGTGCTCCAGGTAATCAATTAAAAGAAATAGAGGTTGTTGGATTTGCCTATTTTTATATCATGAATCAAGAGGATGATCAAGATACTTCTATAACTGGCATGTTTATTAAACATACAGGCACGGGTTCTATTAACGATGATGAAGATGTTGACTATGGTGCTTATGGTATAAGGTTAATAGAATAA
- a CDS encoding Tad domain-containing protein has product MKKLKQFINEQKGSSMVMMSISMAVLIAFVGLVVDFGKVYVVKADLKKTANAAVLSGAQELMNDQANVSEVVNKILDEHGQQDKLAKTEINMENNVIVELSEEVPLTFSKIFGFENIEVPVRAKAELIKEVKYVTPLGVDDPNDPPGPVDTDYNTEYTIFSYLQSCNQNELYFRTLDLTGEGSVNDLENGVDKNEINNLGVKIYHKGEVAKILKAKIGEIIYIPKISGSGEILGYDYFKITNVLKLNGHDFKSWDFNNFKLNFKIIGYFIPPEDVGNGEEGDGNEISKNEGTEKEGNEEVSEIVYKIRLAE; this is encoded by the coding sequence TTGAAGAAACTTAAACAATTTATAAATGAGCAAAAAGGAAGCTCAATGGTTATGATGTCAATTTCAATGGCAGTTTTAATCGCATTTGTTGGATTAGTTGTTGATTTTGGAAAAGTTTATGTTGTAAAAGCGGACTTGAAAAAAACAGCCAATGCTGCGGTGTTATCTGGAGCTCAAGAATTAATGAATGATCAAGCAAATGTAAGCGAAGTTGTAAATAAAATTTTAGATGAACATGGTCAACAAGATAAGTTAGCAAAAACCGAGATTAATATGGAAAATAATGTAATAGTTGAATTAAGTGAAGAAGTTCCTCTGACCTTTTCAAAAATATTTGGATTTGAAAATATAGAAGTTCCAGTTCGTGCTAAAGCAGAACTTATTAAAGAGGTAAAATATGTTACTCCTTTAGGAGTTGATGACCCTAACGACCCACCTGGTCCTGTGGATACAGATTATAATACAGAATATACTATATTTTCTTATTTACAAAGTTGTAATCAAAATGAACTATATTTCAGAACACTAGATTTAACAGGTGAAGGTTCTGTTAATGACCTTGAGAATGGTGTTGATAAAAATGAGATTAATAATTTAGGGGTTAAAATTTATCATAAAGGAGAAGTAGCTAAAATACTTAAAGCAAAAATAGGAGAGATTATATATATTCCTAAAATAAGTGGAAGCGGAGAAATTCTAGGATATGATTATTTTAAAATCACGAATGTCTTGAAACTTAATGGTCATGATTTTAAGTCTTGGGATTTTAACAACTTCAAACTTAATTTTAAAATAATTGGGTATTTTATTCCGCCTGAAGATGTTGGCAATGGTGAAGAAGGAGATGGAAATGAAATAAGTAAAAATGAAGGAACTGAAAAGGAAGGAAATGAAGAGGTTAGTGAAATTGTTTATAAAATAAGATTGGCAGAATAA
- the cpaB gene encoding Flp pilus assembly protein CpaB, protein MRSKITLILAVVMGLVTTLLFYKYINDMNTSTEESTKFVEVVSSKQLIPENQVITNDLIELKKVPEGGAHPQAIRNTQEVVGKIALADFVSGQVILPHHIGSEAEESLFISRKITEGFRAVSIGVNFVTSVSNLIEPEDIVDVILTSENIEVISNPETGERIDNPEVSSEILLKEVRVLAVGRRMIESTTDTEFVEYTSSTLELSPENALKLVNAANSGEIQLILHSRIDEEDVNKDEE, encoded by the coding sequence ATGAGGTCGAAGATAACATTAATATTAGCAGTAGTTATGGGTTTGGTGACAACTCTACTATTTTACAAATATATAAATGATATGAATACCAGTACCGAAGAAAGTACAAAGTTTGTAGAAGTTGTTTCTTCCAAGCAGTTAATTCCAGAAAATCAAGTGATAACGAATGACCTAATAGAGCTCAAAAAAGTACCCGAAGGTGGTGCACACCCACAAGCGATAAGAAATACTCAAGAAGTAGTTGGAAAGATAGCACTTGCTGATTTTGTGAGTGGACAGGTTATCTTGCCTCATCATATAGGGAGCGAAGCAGAGGAATCGTTATTCATATCAAGAAAAATTACAGAAGGATTCCGTGCAGTATCTATTGGTGTCAATTTTGTTACTTCTGTCTCTAACCTAATTGAACCAGAAGATATTGTTGATGTCATATTGACGAGTGAAAATATAGAGGTTATAAGCAATCCAGAAACAGGAGAGCGTATAGACAATCCAGAAGTAAGTTCAGAAATTTTACTAAAAGAGGTTCGTGTTTTAGCTGTAGGAAGAAGAATGATCGAATCTACCACCGATACGGAATTTGTAGAATATACCTCAAGTACTTTAGAACTATCACCAGAGAATGCTTTAAAACTTGTCAACGCTGCGAATAGTGGTGAGATTCAGCTCATCCTTCATAGTCGAATTGATGAAGAGGATGTGAATAAAGATGAAGAATGA